One window of the Verrucomicrobiota bacterium genome contains the following:
- a CDS encoding prepilin-type N-terminal cleavage/methylation domain-containing protein: MNFLPIATAISRKKASAFTLIELLIVIAIIAILMGLLFPAGQSAMNSAKKTTAKNQIVQIATAITAYETEYGRLPSNTGTTVGTNLASILCTANDTVNNPRGLIFLEANAWKNGKGGTNSLGFCDPFSATNVYSVALDTNYSNIQSNVDLRGGFGTTNLTKHIGVWSTPKVGNTNVLINSWD; encoded by the coding sequence ATGAACTTCCTCCCGATTGCTACCGCGATATCCCGCAAAAAAGCCTCCGCCTTCACCCTGATCGAACTGCTTATTGTGATCGCCATCATCGCGATCTTAATGGGTCTTCTCTTCCCTGCAGGCCAGTCGGCCATGAATTCGGCTAAGAAGACAACCGCCAAGAATCAGATTGTGCAGATTGCCACGGCGATCACTGCTTACGAGACCGAGTACGGCCGGTTGCCATCAAATACAGGAACAACTGTCGGAACAAACTTGGCATCCATTCTCTGCACTGCGAATGACACAGTGAACAACCCCCGCGGACTGATTTTCCTAGAGGCTAACGCTTGGAAAAACGGGAAAGGAGGCACCAACTCATTGGGGTTCTGCGATCCTTTCAGTGCCACAAATGTTTACTCGGTGGCATTGGACACCAATTATTCAAATATTCAATCCAACGTCGACCTGCGTGGTGGCTTTGGAACTACCAACCTGACAAAACATATCGGAGTCTGGTCGACGCCAAAAGTTGGCAATACAAACGTCCTCATCAATTCCTGGGACTAA
- a CDS encoding ATP-binding protein, producing MIRQFIHDTLLERLSEKRRFIQVLAGPRQVGKTTLARQVMEKLDLPSHYASADEPALKGSAWLAQQWEIGRLMARNGYALLILDEVQKVQGWSESVKSLWDADTHNKVRLRVVLLGSSPLLIQSGLTESLAGRFEVIAAPHWSFSEIHQAFRWGVEQFVYYGSYPGAAPLISQPDRWRRYILDSLVETSISRDILLMTRVDKPALLRRVFQLACDYSGQILSYQKMLGQLTDAGNTVTLAHYLQLLQGAGMVAGLSKFSHGKVRQRGSSPKLQVLNTALMTVTSGMNFEETRKDGNAWGRLVESAVGAHLLGDTLGKDIEVTYWRDRNMEVDFVIQQGRNIVAIEVKSGKRREALNGMASFQKQFTPLRSLLVGGDGIPLKEFLSTPVDQWLKK from the coding sequence ATGATTCGCCAATTCATCCACGATACCCTCCTAGAAAGACTGTCCGAGAAAAGGCGCTTCATCCAGGTGCTGGCAGGTCCTCGACAGGTTGGGAAGACCACACTGGCAAGGCAGGTCATGGAGAAGCTCGATTTGCCCTCCCATTACGCCTCTGCGGATGAACCTGCGCTGAAGGGATCCGCGTGGCTTGCCCAACAGTGGGAAATAGGGCGTCTGATGGCTAGAAATGGCTATGCCTTGCTGATCCTGGATGAAGTCCAGAAGGTGCAGGGATGGTCGGAATCGGTCAAATCGCTCTGGGATGCCGATACCCATAACAAGGTGCGCCTGCGCGTGGTGCTCCTTGGTTCCTCCCCTTTGCTCATCCAAAGCGGACTGACAGAGAGTCTTGCCGGAAGGTTCGAGGTCATTGCAGCTCCCCATTGGTCGTTTTCTGAAATACATCAGGCGTTCCGATGGGGAGTGGAGCAGTTCGTCTACTACGGCTCATATCCCGGAGCCGCCCCCTTGATCTCCCAACCGGATCGCTGGCGCAGATACATTCTGGATTCGCTGGTAGAGACGAGCATCTCACGAGACATCCTGCTGATGACAAGGGTGGACAAACCGGCCCTCCTTCGGCGGGTCTTTCAACTGGCCTGCGATTACTCAGGGCAGATCCTTTCCTACCAGAAGATGCTCGGTCAATTGACCGATGCCGGAAACACCGTGACGCTGGCTCATTACCTCCAGCTTCTCCAAGGAGCAGGCATGGTCGCCGGCCTCTCAAAATTCTCGCATGGAAAAGTTCGTCAGCGGGGTTCGAGCCCCAAACTCCAGGTGCTCAATACCGCACTCATGACCGTCACCTCGGGCATGAACTTTGAGGAAACTAGAAAGGACGGTAATGCCTGGGGTCGTTTGGTAGAATCAGCTGTGGGGGCCCATCTGCTTGGCGACACGCTGGGCAAGGATATTGAAGTCACCTACTGGCGTGACAGAAACATGGAGGTGGACTTCGTGATTCAACAGGGAAGAAATATCGTCGCGATCGAGGTGAAGAGCGGGAAGCGGAGGGAAGCTCTCAACGGGATGGCCTCATTCCAGAAACAATTCACTCCGCTGCGCTCACTACTCGTGGGAGGTGACGGGATACCTTTGAAGGAATTTCTCTCCACGCCGGTCGATCAGTGGTTGAAAAAATAG
- the rnr gene encoding ribonuclease R — translation MPRQEKARVEQGSSRQRSGEKPRKSGKPRKQDGAKRPPSSRSSQRGERLNERLVNDLIRLLEGEGEPLQAPKIASALRMDRDDLPLLDHTLAVLEREGRIVRVRQDHYILPETADLFTGKLQIHAGGSGHVLADQEGGKDLFISSDNLGTALNGDRVVARLIQEPRYHGRPRRDGRQEGRIIRVVERVGAPIVGTLQKTANFYHVVADDPRFPRTLYVPTPEGAKVGEKVVAQLDRWENSQSNPEGHIVEVLGAADAPGVDMLSVIHKHGLPREFPAPVSIEAEKFGSAITARDLEGREDLRNRSIITIDPDTARDFDDAIEVQPTDNGWDVAVHIADVSHYVKHGTGLDKEARTRGNSVYMADRVIPMLPENLSNGLCSLRPDEDRLAFSVFAHINRDGSVGKVRFGRSVIRSCARLTYRQALALLESPPTDEVSRRVHAAWDCSSTLRKKRFAAGALDLEMPEVKVWLDKEGHPVKLELVENDISHQLIEELMLLANEQVARHLKNKRQPNIYRIHEKPEPEKLDEYRELAATYGVKAGDLSNRAELQKLLDGLKGKPYASALKIGLLKSLKRARYSPDPLGHFGLSKSDYSHFTSPIRRYADLLTHRSLARDLDPKQHGPLSIDLGPVSEHLSTTERTAADAEKESVRLKKLEYFSKLAEAATEGGVAPSFDARVIEARNYGLLVELPEAMMTGLVPVSSMDDDFYIFDGPRSRLVGKNSRKILKAGDEFRVQVARVDNFKQQIDFKIAKEPRAGKTKKPEAPRGTHGGKADFMEGLTW, via the coding sequence ATGCCGCGACAGGAAAAGGCCCGAGTCGAGCAGGGATCCTCTCGCCAGCGTTCCGGCGAAAAACCTAGGAAGTCTGGCAAGCCTAGGAAGCAGGACGGAGCCAAGCGGCCACCATCATCCCGTTCATCGCAAAGAGGGGAGCGCTTGAACGAGCGCCTTGTCAACGATCTGATCCGCCTCCTAGAAGGGGAAGGAGAGCCTCTTCAGGCTCCGAAAATTGCCAGCGCCCTCCGGATGGATCGCGACGATCTCCCCCTTCTCGACCACACCCTGGCCGTTCTGGAGAGGGAGGGTCGTATCGTCCGTGTGCGCCAAGATCACTATATCCTGCCAGAGACCGCCGATCTCTTCACGGGCAAGCTGCAGATCCATGCCGGCGGATCAGGCCATGTGCTGGCAGACCAGGAGGGGGGCAAGGATCTCTTCATCTCCTCGGATAATCTCGGAACCGCGCTGAATGGCGACCGCGTCGTGGCCCGCCTTATTCAGGAACCCCGCTACCATGGCCGCCCACGCCGCGACGGACGCCAGGAGGGCCGCATCATCCGCGTCGTCGAGAGAGTCGGCGCTCCCATCGTCGGCACGCTGCAGAAGACGGCGAATTTCTACCATGTCGTCGCCGATGACCCGCGCTTTCCCCGCACTCTCTATGTCCCCACTCCCGAGGGGGCGAAAGTTGGTGAGAAAGTGGTCGCTCAGCTCGACCGCTGGGAGAACAGCCAGAGCAACCCCGAGGGACACATCGTCGAGGTGCTCGGGGCCGCCGACGCGCCGGGCGTCGACATGCTCTCGGTCATCCATAAGCACGGCCTGCCGCGCGAATTCCCCGCCCCTGTCAGCATTGAGGCGGAAAAGTTTGGGAGCGCCATCACGGCTCGCGATCTCGAGGGCCGTGAGGACCTTCGCAACCGCAGCATCATCACGATCGATCCGGACACAGCCCGTGATTTCGATGACGCCATCGAAGTCCAGCCCACTGATAACGGCTGGGATGTGGCCGTCCACATCGCCGACGTCTCCCATTATGTGAAGCACGGCACCGGCCTCGACAAGGAGGCCCGCACGCGGGGCAACAGCGTCTATATGGCAGACCGGGTCATCCCAATGCTTCCGGAAAACCTCTCCAACGGACTCTGTAGCCTTCGCCCCGACGAGGACCGCCTCGCCTTCAGTGTCTTCGCGCATATCAACCGGGACGGCAGTGTGGGCAAGGTCCGCTTCGGACGCTCGGTCATCCGGAGCTGCGCGCGCCTCACCTACCGGCAGGCGCTTGCCTTGCTCGAATCCCCCCCGACTGACGAAGTGAGCCGCCGTGTCCATGCGGCGTGGGACTGCTCCTCCACACTCCGGAAGAAGCGCTTTGCCGCCGGAGCCCTCGACCTGGAGATGCCCGAAGTGAAGGTCTGGCTGGATAAGGAGGGCCATCCCGTGAAGCTCGAACTTGTCGAGAACGATATCTCCCACCAGCTCATCGAGGAGCTCATGCTGCTGGCCAACGAGCAGGTCGCACGCCATCTCAAGAACAAGCGCCAGCCGAACATCTACCGCATCCACGAGAAACCCGAGCCCGAAAAGCTCGACGAGTACCGGGAGCTAGCCGCCACCTACGGCGTGAAGGCGGGCGATCTGAGCAATAGGGCCGAGCTACAAAAGCTGCTCGATGGTCTGAAGGGGAAACCTTACGCCAGCGCGCTAAAGATCGGTCTGCTCAAGAGCCTCAAGCGCGCACGCTACTCGCCCGATCCTCTGGGTCATTTTGGCCTCTCGAAGTCGGACTATAGCCACTTCACCAGCCCCATCCGCCGCTACGCCGATTTACTCACCCACCGCTCGCTCGCCCGCGACCTCGACCCGAAGCAGCACGGCCCCCTCTCCATCGATCTCGGCCCAGTCAGCGAGCACCTCTCCACGACCGAGCGCACCGCCGCCGACGCCGAGAAGGAATCGGTTCGGCTCAAGAAGCTGGAGTACTTCAGCAAGCTAGCCGAGGCGGCCACCGAGGGAGGCGTCGCCCCCTCCTTCGATGCCAGGGTGATCGAGGCCCGTAACTACGGCCTGCTGGTCGAACTGCCCGAGGCGATGATGACAGGCCTCGTGCCCGTCTCCTCGATGGACGACGATTTCTACATCTTCGACGGGCCCCGCTCCCGCCTTGTCGGGAAGAATTCCCGGAAAATCCTCAAGGCCGGTGACGAGTTCCGCGTCCAGGTAGCCCGCGTCGATAACTTCAAACAGCAGATCGACTTCAAGATCGCCAAGGAGCCCCGTGCAGGCAAAACCAAGAAGCCAGAGGCCCCCCGTGGAACCCATGGCGGCAAAGCCGACTTTATGGAAGGGCTCACTTGGTAA